The Porphyromonas sp. oral taxon 275 DNA window GTGTTGTTCTTAGCGTACTCAGCGATGTTGTAGACGTTGACCATCTGGTTGCGGTCTACCACTGCGCTGTTGAGGCGGAAGTAGATCACGTTACCGACGACCTTAGCAGCTGCAGCAGGTGCAGGCACGATGTCTGGGCAGCTTTCAGGACGCTTAGCCAGCTCGGCATTCTCAGCACGCAGCTTGTTGATCTGACCATTGAGGTCGCTGATCAGAGCAGGGTCATTAGGCGTAATAGGATCGAACTCCTTCTTACCCAGGTGGAAGGTGAGCGAAGCACCAGCCTGAGCGTAGTAGTCCGAGTGGTTGTTAGCCACTGCCTGAGCCCCTGGGAGACGGAAGTTAGCACCCGAGACCTGACCTTCGATGTTGAAGTCTACGACGCGGCTGAGACGGAACTTCAGCTGAGCACCCCCGAGGAGGACAGGACGGAAGGCATTGTTCTTATACTCTACACCACCAGCCGTGATCGTCGTGTTGTAGCCGAAACCAATCCCTACGAAGGGGATCAGGTGGAAGACACGGTTCTCACGATAGGGCGTGAAGTAGTTAACCACATCCAGCATGAAGTCTGCATGAGCCCAGCCGTAGGTAGCCTTGTGACGGAGGTAGCCGTTATGCGTTGCAGCTACGCGACCAAAAGGACCGTAAGGCTTGGAGAAGTCATAGAGCTGACCACCCTGGAGCTGCACACGCATCCCGAAGGAAGGCGTCATCCAGCGACCTACTGCGATATTGGGGTTGACGAGGCTGATGCGATCAGAGAAGGAAGCGTGCTTGTTCTCACCTGCGAGGTTGATGACAGCAGCATCCCCTACTTCGATGAACCAGTGAGCCGTGGCCTTATCCTTAGCGAAAACCGTGCGCGAGCTACGGCTCTGTACTTCCTGAGCCTGAAGGCTACCAGCAGCCACGAGGCTTGCTAGTGCAAGCGTAATAACTTTCGTATTCATTGCTATTCTTTGTGTCGTGTTACTGTGAGTTACTTAGAGCGGATGACGACGACACGATTCCAGCCGAGCTCTGCTGCGCTGTAAGGTGCTTCACCAGCTTCCTTCCACTCAACCGTGATCTTATCAGAGGATACACCGTACTTGTCGGTCAGCAGCTGAGCGACGGCACGAGCACGCTTTTCAGCGAGGCCCTTGAAGCGGCTTTCGTTCTTAGCTACATAGCCCGTCACGACGATCTCACCTTCGTTCTTAGCGAACTCAGAGGCATCGAAGACCGTGATCAGCTGATCCTTGGAGACAACAGCCTTACCCTGCTCGAAGAGGATGGACTTATCCGTAACGAAGCGGTCAGCTGCGGGAGCTGCGGGCTGAGCGAGCTCGAGGTCGGGGCAGCTTTCGGGGCGCTTAGCCAGCTCTGCATTCTCAGCACGGAGCTTGGAGATCTGACCCTGGAGACCGTCGATGTAGTTCTGATCCAGAGGCTCAACAGGGGTGAAGCCCTGACGACCGACGTGGAAGGTAAGACCAGCCAGAGCCGTCAGACGACGGGAGTTGTAGAGCTGATCAGCGGGATAGTTGGAGCGAAGCGCGAGGTTGTTGTAGGTAGCTTCACCTTCGAGGAAGATGTCTACACGCTTAGCCACATGGAAAGCGAGCTGGATACCAGCGTTCCCAGTCAGCGCATGTACGTTAGGCATACCCTTGACGCTGTTGTGGAACTTGTACTCATACCCAAGACCAACGTAAGGGATCAGGTGGAAGAGACGATCCTCACGGTAGCTGGAGAAGTAGTTAACGACATCGAACATGAAGTCGTAGTGACCACCTACATAGTAGTTATCGTTGCGATAGCTACCTGGAGCAGGATGGAAGGTGTAGGTCTCACCGCCAACGAGCTTAAGACGGTTGGCATAATAAGGCGTGTGCCACTTACCTAGTGAAAGAGCCGCTGCGAAGGAAAGACGATCCTTGTAAGGAGTAGAGCGGTTCTCCCCCCTGAACATAGCTGCTGCGCCCCCTGCGAGAGAGACGAAGTAGTTAGTCCCAGGCTTGTGAGTGAATGCTACCGTGTGTGCAGGTGCATCCGTCGACGTGTGCTGCGTCTGAGCATTAGCAGAGAGGCCTACGAGACCCGCTAATACAAGCAGCGAAGACTTGAGATTCATAATACTGTATTCTTATAAGCTGATTATCTTGACTCTTTATTTTCGGCAAAGATAGCATTTTTCTTTACATTCGGCCATATCCTGCGAGCAAATCCGTTGACACTTTGCTCATCCCAGCGTTCACTCATATCCTCTAGCCTCGCTCCAAAGTTAAGCACAAGTAATCAAATGCTAAGCATTTACACTAGACCACCAAGGAGCACGCAGGAACACGACTCAATTGTGACACATCCGACATCCTTGAGTCGACGCAAACTAGGATTAGGCAAAAGCCAAGCCCTAGAGGCAATAAACAGCGGCATCCTAAGCCCGCCAAATAGCACGAGCAAAGCGAGGCCACGCTGACTGATACCCATGAGCTCGCTGACTGACGGCTCTCAGCGCCGTGACCGATATCCCTCAGTCCGCCGACTGATAAGGATAAGGCAGAGCAAAGATATCCATAAATAGCATAAGGGCATAATAAAGCGCTTCGCCCCCTTTACAAGGTACGAAGCGACAAGGCATATCACAGCGCAGCTCTTCTCTGCTAGAGCAAAGACGGCGCAGGGAGGAGAGCTAAAGAAAAGAGGGCAGAGAAAGCGGGCGCTGCTCCTGCTCGGAGCGGGCGCTAAGCTCGATCACCGCACTCCAAAGCGCAGCATCGTAGACACTGATATCTAGGGGAAGCCCCTCGCGCAGGCAATGAATGAGCCGAGCATCCATCGCATAGTTCATCACGTTGGGTACGCCCTTAGCATCCCCTTCGGCCACAAACGAAGCCAAGGGCGAGCGCGGCCGAGCGTGCAGCTCCTCAAGGAGCGCCTCCCCCATCAAGGCCTGCGCCCAGGCTCGCTGCTGCAGGATAGGCAGGGGATACTTGGACATATAGCCCTCCGTACCGACAAGGGACTGCAGGCGCGAATAGGGGCGCGGGCTGTGCAGGTCTAGCTGTAAGAGCGCCGTACGGCCTCGCTCCGTCTGCAAGAGTACGGTGCTGTGGCGTTGCGTCAAGGGGAGCCCTGGAGTCGAGGCACAAGCGTAGAGGCTCGTGAAGCGATCCCCTCTATAGATGCCGAGCAGCTGCGCCATAGGCCCGAGGCCATGGGTAGGATAGGCGTTGCCCCCTGCAAAGGGATAGCGCTCCCCCATCCAGTGGTAAAGCTGATGATCTCGGGGTAGCTCGGTAGGGTCTTGCCCCTGTAGGTTGTGGATATAGGCGCCCTCAGCATGCTTCAGTTCACCAAAGTCGCCCGCCTCAACTCGGGCGAGCATCTCCAGATGGAAGGGGTCGTAGCAGCAGTTCTCCAGGAGGAAGCAATGACGCTGCGTGCGCTCCGCCGTATGGACCAGCCGCCAGCAGTCCTCCAGCGTGAGGGCTGCGGGCACCTCTAGGGCAACATGCCGCCCCTGCTCCATGGCAGCACAGGCGAGCGTGGCATGCGAATACCAGTCCGTGCAGATCAGCACCAGGTCGACCTCATCCGAGGCGAGCGCCAGCTGACTATCCTGAGTAGCGAGGGCTACCCGCTCCCGACCGCTTCGCTCGAGGATGAGCTGTGCCTCCTCTAGATGCTCCAGGCTATGATCCACCAGAGCTGTAAAGCGGACGCCATCTACATAGCGGTAGCGCTCTAGGGTCTTCTGCCCGCGACTACCGAGGCCGATGAGGGCGATACGCACGCACTCTAGGGCTGGAGCACGGAGATGGAGGACAGACTGCGACATAGCGGACGGATCGTGTGAGGGGTCTATACAGACTTAGCTGCTACTTACGAGGATAAAGCGTCGCCTCAAGGATCTTCGTCTCCCCTCCCTCACTGAAGAGCTGGAGCGTGCTGTAGGGCGCGCGCGGGAAGACAAGATTGGTCATAGCGATGCGCCCATCGGCGACGAAGAGCTCCGCAATACTGCGATCGAGGAAGAGGCGCAGCTCGTAGTTCGGCCCCGAGACGAGGCTAAGCGGCGCCCAAGTCGCGAGGGCAAAGTCATTATGGTAGTTCAGCGCCTCGTCCTTGCGCCAGTCGCCGCTCTCCCGCTCGTGGGACTTAGCCTTCAGTCCGAAGTCCACCAGTCCGCTCTGCGTACGATCCATGACGACGCGGCCCCGCTCTAGGTCTAGGTAGACGGGGAGGCGATCTCCCTTGGCATTACTCAGCATGAGGCCACAGCGCTGCACACCCGGCTGAGGTGCCAGGCGGAGGACGAGCTCGTAGCGATCACCGAGCGGGGCGAGCTGGTCAGAGAGGAGAAGGCTGTCGCGCGTCGCATCCGCCCGCTTGAGGTCCTGAGCTTGGCCGCGACGCTCGAGCAGCTCACGAGCAGGCCGAGCTCCGACGTAGCTACGACCTCCCGAGGTGAAGAGGAAGAGCTCTCGAGGGAAGCCCATAGCCCCACGGGTCGTGCGGAAGGGCGTCACATCGGCGTACTGCCAGTTGCTCACCCAGGGTAAGCCGAGCACCCGATCGCGCAGCCCCGAGAAGGTAACGAAGGCGTAATGGTCCTTACCGAAGTCCAGCCAGCGCGTGACCTCGGGCGTGCTATCGGGGACAAAGCGCTCGCCGTCGAAGTCACCCACGAAGTACTCCGTAGCACTACCACCGAAGGCTCCCCCAGGATTGATGTTGACGATCATCACCCAGCGACTGCGCCCCGTGTGCGGGTCGCGTAGCTCGAAGAAGTCCGGGCACTCGAACTGATTGGGACGCGCCCCATAGCCCTCCCCGAAGGCACTGACATAGTCCCAGTGCTTGAGGTCGGCCGAGCGGTAGAAGCGCATCTCCTTGTCCGCCGAGACGATCATATACCAGCTGCGACGCGGCGTGTACCAGAAGACCTTAGGATCACGAAAGTCCTGCACCCCGTCAGCAGCCGTGAGGATGGGATTACCCTGATACTTCGTGTAGCTCTGCCCTCCATCGGTGCTGTAGGCAAGGCACTGCGCCTGCCACTGCTTCTCCCCGACGAACTGATGCGCCGTATAGAAGGCAAGGAGTGCTCCCTTACCGAAGCCCGCCACCCCAAGCGTATCGCAGATAGCACTGCCTGAGAAGATATGCCCCAGCGTGTCACGCCTGAGTGCGGGCTGATGCTCCTGCCAGTGAAGGAAGTCCGTGGTCGTGGCGTGCCCCCAGTGCATGTTGCCCCACTTAGCCCCGTAGGGGTTGTACTGATAGTAGAGGTGGTACTTGCCCTCATGGTAGATGAGGCCGTTGGGGTCATTCATCCAGCCGTAGCACGGAGCGAAGTGGTCGGGGGCGCGGTAGCTGTCGGCAGGCTGCTCGGGTAGGCTATCGCTGAGGCTTAGCCTTTGCCAGCAGAGCGCCTCCTTGCTTAGGCCGACGACCTCGACCTCGGCAGCACGCCCCGCTGGGAGCTCTAGGGGCACGTAGTAGTCGACCCGCGTCACCGCTAGGCGTACATCCATATAGGGCATCTTGAGGCTATCGTCCCGCAGGCGCAGCAGCACCTCGGGCTGCTCCTCCTCGATGGGGAGCAAGAGGTAGCGCTTGGGCTGGGGGATATGGATCAGCGTGGTGCTGTCGTCGGGATGGCTCAGCATAAAGCCCGAGCTAGACTGGGAGCAAGCGCTCATAAGGAATAGGCAGAGGAGCGAGAGGAGGGAAAGGAGCAGCTTCACGATCTAAGGGGGCTAGAAGTCAAGATGCGGCTAGGGCTAAAGGACACGCGGGAGATCGGAGCTCCCCAAGAGGAAGGCACGCACCGCCGCGAGCTGCTCCAGAGCCATCTCCCGGCGGGTACTCGTCGTCGCCGTCCCCGTGTGGGGCGTCATGGCGACCTGCGGGAGCACGGAGAGCCCTGCGGAGGCACAGTCCTGCTGCTCGAAGACGTCCAGCCCAGCCCCAGCGATACACCCCACGGTGAGCGCCTCGACGAGCGCAGCCTCATCGACAACCGCGCCGCGTGAGGTATTGATGAGGACGGCATCGGGACGCATCTTCGCCAGCGCCCGAGCATCTATGAGGTGATGCGTCTCCGCACTGTAGGGGGTATGCACACTGAGGACACGGCAGCGAGCGAGGAGCTCGTCCATCGGTAGGTAGCTGATCCCTTCGGCCTCTTCCTCCGCTACGCTCAGGCGATGACGCTTGTAGTAGTAGACCTTCATCCCAAAGGCTCGGGCTCGGCGCGCGACAGCTGCCCCGATATTGCCATAGCCTAGGATGCCGAGCGTCTCCCCTTCGAGGTCAAAGCCCAGATAATCCATGCGGCCTATTCGGGGCTTGACCCCAGGCGTGCGGCGTATGAGGCCGTCAAGCTCGACGACACGGCGGGAGCAAGCCAGTAGCAGTGCGAAGGTGAGCTCGGCTGTAGCTGCGATCACCGCCCGTGGCGTATTCGTCACCACGATGCCGCGGGCTCGGGCTGCGTCGAGGTCTATATTATCGTAGCCGACCCCATAGTTGGCGATGAGGCGAAGCCGTGGTGCCAGGGCCATCAGTTCGCCCCCGAAGGGACGCCCAAAGACCGTACAGACGACCTCGGCCTCAGGCAGGAGCTGACGAAGCTCCTCGTCGCTGAAGTCGCGGCCTCCTGGGGGGCGTATCACCCGATGGGTCTCCTCGAGCCCGTCTAGGCTATCTAGCGGCAGGTCGAAGCAGTAAAGTATGGTCGCCATAGCACACTGGTGTGACTGATATTATTTTGCGGATAAAGGTAAGGATAATCCGCCAATCGGCCGAGCTATAGCACTCCTTAGAAAGCGGGAGATTCAGCTTGCCCGTATGCCCTATCCTTCCCCTGACTTCTCTTCCCCTCAGAGCATAGATATCTACAGGGCCTCCTTGCAGCGAGCCTAGACTTGCTTGCACTCGCTGTCCTCCTTGGGTAAGAGCGCCAT harbors:
- a CDS encoding OmpA family protein; translation: MNTKVITLALASLVAAGSLQAQEVQSRSSRTVFAKDKATAHWFIEVGDAAVINLAGENKHASFSDRISLVNPNIAVGRWMTPSFGMRVQLQGGQLYDFSKPYGPFGRVAATHNGYLRHKATYGWAHADFMLDVVNYFTPYRENRVFHLIPFVGIGFGYNTTITAGGVEYKNNAFRPVLLGGAQLKFRLSRVVDFNIEGQVSGANFRLPGAQAVANNHSDYYAQAGASLTFHLGKKEFDPITPNDPALISDLNGQINKLRAENAELAKRPESCPDIVPAPAAAAKVVGNVIYFRLNSAVVDRNQMVNVYNIAEYAKNNTETITLVGFADRKTGTPDYNYKLSKRRAEAVADILVKKYGISRDRLKIDWKGDTVQPYAENVWNRVVLMSAE
- a CDS encoding OmpA family protein, producing the protein MNLKSSLLVLAGLVGLSANAQTQHTSTDAPAHTVAFTHKPGTNYFVSLAGGAAAMFRGENRSTPYKDRLSFAAALSLGKWHTPYYANRLKLVGGETYTFHPAPGSYRNDNYYVGGHYDFMFDVVNYFSSYREDRLFHLIPYVGLGYEYKFHNSVKGMPNVHALTGNAGIQLAFHVAKRVDIFLEGEATYNNLALRSNYPADQLYNSRRLTALAGLTFHVGRQGFTPVEPLDQNYIDGLQGQISKLRAENAELAKRPESCPDLELAQPAAPAADRFVTDKSILFEQGKAVVSKDQLITVFDASEFAKNEGEIVVTGYVAKNESRFKGLAEKRARAVAQLLTDKYGVSSDKITVEWKEAGEAPYSAAELGWNRVVVIRSK
- a CDS encoding Gfo/Idh/MocA family protein; protein product: MSQSVLHLRAPALECVRIALIGLGSRGQKTLERYRYVDGVRFTALVDHSLEHLEEAQLILERSGRERVALATQDSQLALASDEVDLVLICTDWYSHATLACAAMEQGRHVALEVPAALTLEDCWRLVHTAERTQRHCFLLENCCYDPFHLEMLARVEAGDFGELKHAEGAYIHNLQGQDPTELPRDHQLYHWMGERYPFAGGNAYPTHGLGPMAQLLGIYRGDRFTSLYACASTPGLPLTQRHSTVLLQTERGRTALLQLDLHSPRPYSRLQSLVGTEGYMSKYPLPILQQRAWAQALMGEALLEELHARPRSPLASFVAEGDAKGVPNVMNYAMDARLIHCLREGLPLDISVYDAALWSAVIELSARSEQEQRPLSLPSFL
- a CDS encoding GH32 C-terminal domain-containing protein; protein product: MLSHPDDSTTLIHIPQPKRYLLLPIEEEQPEVLLRLRDDSLKMPYMDVRLAVTRVDYYVPLELPAGRAAEVEVVGLSKEALCWQRLSLSDSLPEQPADSYRAPDHFAPCYGWMNDPNGLIYHEGKYHLYYQYNPYGAKWGNMHWGHATTTDFLHWQEHQPALRRDTLGHIFSGSAICDTLGVAGFGKGALLAFYTAHQFVGEKQWQAQCLAYSTDGGQSYTKYQGNPILTAADGVQDFRDPKVFWYTPRRSWYMIVSADKEMRFYRSADLKHWDYVSAFGEGYGARPNQFECPDFFELRDPHTGRSRWVMIVNINPGGAFGGSATEYFVGDFDGERFVPDSTPEVTRWLDFGKDHYAFVTFSGLRDRVLGLPWVSNWQYADVTPFRTTRGAMGFPRELFLFTSGGRSYVGARPARELLERRGQAQDLKRADATRDSLLLSDQLAPLGDRYELVLRLAPQPGVQRCGLMLSNAKGDRLPVYLDLERGRVVMDRTQSGLVDFGLKAKSHERESGDWRKDEALNYHNDFALATWAPLSLVSGPNYELRLFLDRSIAELFVADGRIAMTNLVFPRAPYSTLQLFSEGGETKILEATLYPRK
- a CDS encoding NAD(P)-dependent oxidoreductase, which encodes MATILYCFDLPLDSLDGLEETHRVIRPPGGRDFSDEELRQLLPEAEVVCTVFGRPFGGELMALAPRLRLIANYGVGYDNIDLDAARARGIVVTNTPRAVIAATAELTFALLLACSRRVVELDGLIRRTPGVKPRIGRMDYLGFDLEGETLGILGYGNIGAAVARRARAFGMKVYYYKRHRLSVAEEEAEGISYLPMDELLARCRVLSVHTPYSAETHHLIDARALAKMRPDAVLINTSRGAVVDEAALVEALTVGCIAGAGLDVFEQQDCASAGLSVLPQVAMTPHTGTATTSTRREMALEQLAAVRAFLLGSSDLPRVL